One Fibrobacter sp. UBA4297 genomic region harbors:
- a CDS encoding FISUMP domain-containing protein, whose product MNIASRNLPRFVFVSIVLALVSCGEEFSTQTVNQSEKGMEEVDEVSSLPPCGSKNEGHVILVKKDLLTRVCVDDEWRIPVNSAKVQYSCSTQKLSDGSGVKVICNGDSVGVARNGNNGKTGSNGDDCTVEQSKDSLQIVVKCGDKKTTINLTYSSSSGVESSSSVNAPKSSSEPDDSKPVSLDSLSGYSHKGPFIKGSLVNLYELESGRTLRQTNGNFVGSIKSDDGRFVFSTRNLISQYALLQATGYYRNEVSGEKTTKKLSLMALTDVSSRNSANVNLLTHLEYDRVFYLVTHDKLKFKVAKKQAQREILSAFFVDTTGIANSEDLNVFGKTKGNAALLAISILLQGDRDIAYLTELLSEISKDMETDGSWDNKETRMAVAEWVMNAEADGRYADFRKNVQSWKLGDVPEFEPILHHFWIKVLAEKDVCKDRTEGIVFKFSYSNKETYFSCKDGYVKATDYWDRLVGFDCSEKIEGETKMYQADSANYKWKMLCSKGSWNKVERSLSDDARVGSITDARDGEIYKTVYVGKYKWMAEHLRFRYLAKTDDLDSSSFCDSYECENIGRRYIWSAAIDSTALARNSKNCGCGALCEWTGFVQGICPKGWHIPTMDEIESLLKVGNVPYSLYALDNTDIDGYRTGKISPYITDVFGFSMKTYGYEGSIWSTHVNKDEKYNVTVSIGELVDVFTVNLDSAYIQPYWTGYSNYIRCVEDY is encoded by the coding sequence ATGAATATTGCGTCACGAAATCTTCCTAGATTTGTTTTTGTGTCAATTGTCTTGGCCTTAGTTTCTTGTGGCGAAGAATTTTCGACTCAGACTGTTAACCAATCGGAAAAGGGGATGGAAGAGGTTGATGAAGTCTCTTCATTGCCTCCATGTGGCTCAAAAAATGAAGGTCATGTTATTCTTGTCAAGAAAGATTTGCTGACAAGGGTTTGTGTTGATGATGAATGGCGTATTCCAGTCAATAGCGCAAAAGTTCAGTATTCTTGCTCAACACAAAAACTTTCGGATGGAAGTGGAGTTAAAGTCATTTGCAATGGGGATTCTGTAGGCGTTGCTCGCAATGGAAATAATGGAAAAACGGGTTCAAATGGCGATGATTGCACGGTGGAACAGAGCAAGGATTCCTTGCAGATTGTAGTAAAATGTGGTGATAAAAAGACAACGATTAATCTTACGTATAGCAGCTCTTCGGGTGTAGAATCGTCGTCAAGTGTAAATGCTCCGAAATCAAGTAGCGAACCCGATGATTCAAAACCTGTTTCGCTCGATTCTTTGAGTGGCTATTCTCATAAAGGCCCATTTATTAAAGGGTCCCTTGTTAATCTATATGAACTAGAAAGTGGACGGACTTTAAGGCAGACTAATGGTAATTTTGTGGGCTCGATCAAATCTGATGATGGACGATTTGTTTTTAGCACTCGAAACCTTATAAGTCAATATGCGTTGCTGCAGGCAACGGGGTATTATCGTAATGAAGTTAGTGGTGAAAAGACCACGAAAAAGTTGTCTCTTATGGCTTTGACGGATGTTTCATCGCGAAATTCGGCAAATGTGAATTTGCTTACGCATCTGGAATATGACCGTGTATTTTATTTAGTGACGCATGATAAATTGAAATTTAAGGTGGCGAAAAAACAGGCTCAGAGAGAAATCCTATCGGCATTTTTTGTGGATACAACCGGTATTGCAAATTCGGAAGATTTAAATGTTTTTGGGAAAACTAAGGGTAATGCGGCCTTGTTGGCTATATCGATTTTATTGCAAGGCGATCGGGATATAGCTTATTTAACGGAATTGTTGTCGGAAATATCGAAGGATATGGAAACGGATGGCTCGTGGGATAATAAAGAAACTCGCATGGCTGTTGCAGAATGGGTAATGAATGCTGAAGCCGATGGGCGGTATGCTGATTTTAGAAAGAATGTTCAATCATGGAAATTGGGTGATGTGCCTGAATTTGAACCGATTCTCCATCATTTTTGGATTAAGGTGTTGGCGGAAAAGGATGTATGTAAAGATCGTACAGAAGGGATTGTTTTTAAATTTTCTTATTCCAATAAAGAAACGTATTTTTCTTGTAAGGATGGGTATGTAAAAGCCACAGATTATTGGGATCGCTTGGTTGGCTTTGATTGCTCTGAAAAAATTGAAGGGGAAACTAAGATGTATCAGGCTGATAGTGCGAATTATAAATGGAAGATGCTTTGTAGCAAGGGCTCTTGGAATAAGGTTGAAAGGAGTCTTTCTGATGATGCGAGGGTGGGGTCTATTACAGATGCTCGCGATGGTGAGATTTATAAAACTGTGTATGTTGGCAAATATAAGTGGATGGCAGAACATTTGAGATTCCGCTATTTAGCTAAAACGGATGATTTAGATTCATCTAGTTTCTGCGATAGTTATGAATGCGAAAATATCGGACGTCGTTATATATGGTCGGCCGCTATAGATTCTACGGCATTAGCTCGAAATTCTAAAAATTGTGGATGTGGGGCTCTTTGCGAATGGACTGGCTTTGTGCAAGGAATCTGTCCTAAAGGTTGGCATATACCCACGATGGATGAAATTGAAAGTTTATTGAAGGTCGGAAATGTGCCATATTCTTTATATGCGTTAGATAATACTGATATCGATGGGTATCGTACTGGAAAAATATCGCCTTATATCACGGATGTATTCGGCTTTTCGATGAAAACGTATGGTTATGAAGGAAGTATTTGGAGTACTCATGTGAACAAAGATGAAAAATATAATGTCACGGTCTCTATAGGAGAATTGGTCGATGTTTTTACTGTGAATTTGGATTCCGCTTATATTCAACCTTATTGGACTGGTTATAGTAATTACATCCGTTGCGTTGAAGATTACTAA
- a CDS encoding TIGR02147 family protein, translating into MKEIVEYTDYRKFIQDYYDERKRCSAFSWHAFAQKAGFSSAVYLKYVCEGKKNLSVNAAGSVAAAMGLVGFEQTYFVLMVSYAHAKGDEAKRAAFEDRCALARAHKVRVLGNEEFDYFKSWKNPVIRELAPHMPGAKPLEMAHVCKQKISAAEVSETLDFLVKSGLLKKDKNGNYSQTDKSLSMGPVDAVPVAARNMQRQMGEFAVKALDLPLSERDMSGVTMGITRQAYERIRKEIADFRRRVVAIASEDDETEQVYRLNLQLFPLSERLGNHVESGEDAEKALNSNKKS; encoded by the coding sequence ATGAAGGAGATTGTTGAATATACAGATTACCGCAAGTTCATCCAAGACTACTACGATGAACGTAAGCGCTGCTCGGCGTTTTCTTGGCATGCGTTTGCACAAAAGGCGGGCTTCTCGTCGGCGGTTTACCTGAAGTATGTTTGCGAAGGGAAGAAAAATCTGAGTGTAAACGCCGCTGGCTCGGTCGCTGCTGCGATGGGTCTTGTCGGGTTTGAACAGACGTACTTTGTTTTGATGGTTTCGTATGCCCATGCGAAGGGGGACGAGGCGAAGCGTGCCGCGTTCGAAGACCGCTGTGCATTGGCGAGGGCGCACAAGGTGCGTGTGCTGGGGAACGAGGAATTCGATTACTTCAAATCGTGGAAAAATCCGGTGATTCGTGAGCTTGCTCCGCACATGCCGGGGGCGAAACCGCTCGAAATGGCGCATGTTTGCAAACAAAAGATTTCGGCAGCGGAAGTTTCCGAGACGCTCGATTTTTTGGTGAAGTCTGGCCTCTTGAAGAAGGACAAGAACGGAAACTACAGCCAGACGGACAAGTCGCTTTCGATGGGGCCCGTGGATGCGGTGCCGGTGGCGGCTCGCAATATGCAACGCCAGATGGGAGAGTTCGCGGTGAAGGCTTTGGACTTGCCGCTTTCGGAACGTGACATGTCGGGCGTGACCATGGGAATTACGCGTCAGGCATACGAACGCATTCGCAAGGAGATTGCGGATTTTCGCCGCCGCGTTGTGGCGATTGCCAGCGAAGACGACGAGACGGAACAGGTCTATCGCTTGAACTTGCAGTTGTTCCCGCTGAGCGAACGCCTTGGCAACCACGTCGAATCTGGCGAAGATGCGGAGAAGGCTTTGAATTCAAATAAAAAAAGTTAG
- a CDS encoding FISUMP domain-containing protein has translation MNLKKNILFLLVAFTCAFVGCGDDETVTDVTQVSYASLEIFQDDEKLPDCDAKHEKQEVFVKKDSSLRVCVNSEWQKLTTTDYLKEAACFTTLLSDKSGYKVMCNGDSVAVVSNGSAGKNGANGTGCSIRYDKDVKRSVIICGKDSVVVNLPIADLAVPKENPEDTSGVISAVVDEDSAIAISMDSLSGYSQKGPFVKGSVVYLYELQDGKTLKQTNGNFVSRIDSDDGHFKFTSRNLVSQYVLMQATGYYLNEVTNERTRDMITLNAITDISNRNSANVNVLTHLEYPRVYHLVTVDKMKFKAAKRQARAEILKAFHYDTTDIEDFEDLILEDVHDNVLRAISMLMQGDLTVAEVSERLSKMSADIEKDGKWDDTQLRAEIADYAYDSLRSHSMKMDFFDGEYGLPIDCGSEDVGNFFVAKNSKGKYDGKKFYCSYEGGNFSLATASDTLIGKVCNYRALGEKGSYTNKFWIRDYECTENAYDGLKWHFTGSRPSKTMATMTDSRDNKTYGVVTIGNQIWMAENLKYEYPSTSRGYKCATSSGARLDSADCRLYGRAYTWSEIMDSVRTGLGWENRYSLTYPVQGICPEGWHLPDTSEVRELIDFVLKNSPGISVLDALRSDIGWVNYKFNANGVDKYGFGVLQEGSELWTACVDYQMRFNESEYDLNSHTYISERSPFFVRCVKNKK, from the coding sequence ATGAATCTTAAGAAAAATATCCTGTTTTTGTTGGTCGCTTTTACTTGTGCTTTTGTTGGTTGTGGCGATGATGAAACTGTGACAGATGTGACTCAAGTGTCGTATGCATCTTTAGAAATCTTTCAGGATGATGAAAAACTTCCTGATTGTGATGCTAAGCATGAAAAGCAAGAAGTGTTTGTAAAGAAAGATTCTTCTTTACGTGTGTGTGTAAATAGTGAATGGCAAAAATTAACAACGACCGACTATTTGAAAGAGGCCGCGTGTTTTACCACTTTGTTGAGCGATAAATCTGGCTATAAAGTGATGTGTAATGGTGATTCTGTTGCGGTTGTTTCGAATGGATCTGCTGGGAAAAATGGAGCGAATGGAACTGGCTGTAGTATCCGTTATGATAAAGATGTTAAACGTTCTGTGATTATATGTGGCAAAGATAGCGTGGTTGTTAATTTGCCGATTGCTGATTTGGCAGTTCCAAAAGAAAATCCTGAAGATACTTCGGGGGTGATTTCTGCTGTTGTGGACGAAGATTCTGCGATTGCAATTTCAATGGATTCTTTGTCTGGGTATTCACAGAAGGGACCGTTTGTAAAAGGCTCTGTTGTGTATTTATATGAGTTGCAGGATGGAAAAACGTTGAAGCAAACGAATGGAAATTTTGTGAGCCGAATAGATTCTGATGATGGACATTTTAAGTTCACTTCGAGAAATTTGGTCAGTCAGTATGTTTTGATGCAGGCGACCGGTTATTATTTAAATGAAGTGACTAATGAACGGACAAGAGATATGATTACGTTGAATGCGATAACAGATATATCTAACAGAAATTCAGCGAATGTTAATGTGTTAACTCATTTGGAATATCCTCGTGTTTATCATTTGGTGACGGTTGATAAGATGAAATTCAAGGCTGCTAAAAGGCAAGCCCGTGCAGAAATTTTAAAAGCTTTTCATTATGATACCACCGATATTGAAGATTTTGAAGATTTGATTCTTGAGGATGTCCATGATAATGTTTTACGCGCGATTTCGATGCTGATGCAGGGTGATTTAACTGTAGCGGAAGTTTCTGAACGTTTGAGTAAAATGTCCGCAGATATAGAAAAAGATGGAAAATGGGATGATACTCAATTGCGTGCCGAAATAGCTGACTATGCGTATGATTCTTTACGTTCTCATTCTATGAAGATGGATTTTTTTGATGGTGAGTATGGGTTGCCTATTGATTGTGGCTCGGAAGATGTTGGTAATTTTTTTGTCGCAAAAAATAGCAAAGGCAAGTATGATGGGAAAAAATTTTATTGTTCATATGAAGGGGGGAATTTTTCTCTAGCAACAGCATCTGATACTCTTATTGGAAAAGTGTGTAATTATCGTGCATTAGGGGAAAAAGGTTCGTATACTAATAAGTTTTGGATTCGAGATTACGAATGCACTGAAAATGCATATGATGGACTCAAATGGCATTTTACTGGTTCTCGCCCATCAAAGACAATGGCCACTATGACAGATTCGCGAGATAATAAAACTTATGGTGTTGTTACTATAGGTAATCAAATATGGATGGCAGAAAATCTGAAATATGAGTATCCGAGTACTTCAAGAGGGTATAAATGTGCGACGAGTTCTGGGGCGCGTTTGGATTCGGCAGATTGTCGCTTGTATGGGCGTGCTTATACATGGAGTGAAATAATGGATAGTGTGAGAACGGGGTTAGGATGGGAAAATAGATACTCTCTTACTTATCCGGTACAAGGAATTTGTCCTGAAGGGTGGCATTTGCCGGATACATCTGAAGTAAGGGAGTTGATTGACTTTGTTTTGAAAAATAGCCCGGGAATATCGGTGTTAGATGCTTTAAGGAGTGATATTGGATGGGTTAATTATAAGTTTAATGCAAATGGTGTAGATAAGTATGGTTTTGGTGTATTGCAGGAAGGAAGTGAACTTTGGACGGCGTGTGTCGATTATCAAATGAGGTTTAATGAAAGTGAATATGATTTAAATAGTCACACTTATATTTCAGAACGATCACCCTTTTTTGTTCGTTGTGTGAAAAATAAAAAATAG
- a CDS encoding FISUMP domain-containing protein: MKMRVFEKNKGFLAQAIAFAMASFWVTACTSSNEDGGFAGGTTEDTGIIADLNVAGLTQKGPFVKGSAVTVQGIDCKTMELTNEIFEGVVKSDKGDFGVEYVNLSATCALFDVTGKYLDELTGIKSASEVTLHALTDLKDRKNVNINMLTELEYKRVMNLVTEEKMSFAEAKKQAEKEVLAAFSVKAKEGEFALSEDLNILESGNDNAALLAVSVMMQSDLKVAKLVERVNDVATDIAKDGSWDDDKTKTEIAEWAATADKNGEFANVGKNIEKWGGSGDVSAFETVVEKFADSNKGTSSSSVTSAGSVALNSSSSKNVLSSSSSSVIASEAKQSSSSRHSGLDPESSSSAVDSYLNPNIDYGEMIDSRDGQVYKTVKIGNQVWMAENLNYEIDSSFCYNDSAEYCAKYGRLYRWATAVGKPESECGYGKICSLPSGNIQGVCPSGWHMPSKAEWDALFNAVGGQLTAGKMLKSTSDWIQDGNGTDEFGFSVLPSGYVTKGGSYSYAKYYAYLLSSTEFEEHDGAGAYVATMSSKYDYVNLDYTNKSYGFSVRCLKNGSETVPESSSGSAESSSSVASSSSVAVVTPCRTNTEDNCDYGTLTDSRDGQVYKTVKIGDQVWMAQNLNYAYLQSTDDLDSIS; the protein is encoded by the coding sequence ATGAAAATGAGAGTGTTCGAAAAGAATAAGGGGTTTCTCGCTCAGGCGATCGCTTTTGCGATGGCTTCGTTTTGGGTAACGGCTTGCACGTCGTCTAATGAAGATGGCGGCTTTGCTGGTGGTACTACGGAAGACACGGGAATCATCGCGGATTTGAACGTGGCTGGACTCACGCAGAAAGGCCCGTTTGTCAAGGGGTCCGCTGTGACGGTGCAAGGAATCGACTGCAAGACGATGGAACTGACAAATGAAATCTTTGAAGGCGTTGTCAAGAGCGACAAGGGTGACTTTGGCGTTGAATACGTGAACCTCTCGGCGACGTGCGCTTTGTTCGATGTGACGGGAAAATACCTCGATGAATTGACTGGGATAAAGTCGGCTAGCGAAGTGACGCTCCATGCGTTGACTGACCTCAAGGATCGCAAGAACGTGAACATCAATATGCTTACAGAACTGGAATATAAGCGTGTCATGAATCTTGTGACCGAAGAGAAAATGTCTTTTGCAGAAGCGAAAAAGCAGGCCGAAAAAGAAGTGCTTGCCGCGTTTAGCGTGAAAGCGAAAGAAGGTGAATTTGCGTTGTCCGAAGACTTGAACATTCTTGAGTCGGGTAACGACAACGCGGCATTGCTTGCCGTGAGTGTGATGATGCAATCGGATTTGAAAGTTGCAAAACTCGTAGAGCGCGTGAATGACGTTGCTACAGACATTGCGAAAGATGGCTCGTGGGATGACGATAAAACGAAAACGGAAATTGCGGAATGGGCCGCTACTGCCGACAAGAATGGAGAATTTGCAAATGTTGGCAAGAACATCGAAAAGTGGGGCGGTTCAGGCGATGTTTCTGCGTTTGAAACTGTTGTCGAAAAGTTTGCAGATAGCAATAAAGGAACGTCTAGTAGTTCGGTCACTTCGGCAGGCTCAGTGGCCTTGAACTCGTCTTCCTCCAAAAACGTTCTGAGCAGTAGCAGCTCCTCCGTCATTGCGAGCGAAGCGAAGCAATCTAGTTCGTCCCGTCATTCCGGGCTTGACCCGGAATCCAGCAGCAGTGCTGTTGACTCTTACTTAAACCCGAATATTGATTACGGCGAAATGATCGACTCCCGTGATGGACAAGTTTACAAGACGGTAAAAATTGGCAATCAAGTGTGGATGGCGGAAAACCTGAATTACGAAATAGATTCTAGTTTCTGCTATAATGATTCTGCTGAATACTGTGCGAAGTATGGTCGCCTTTATAGGTGGGCTACAGCGGTTGGCAAGCCGGAGAGTGAATGTGGCTATGGAAAAATTTGCTCGTTACCGTCGGGGAATATTCAGGGGGTTTGTCCTTCGGGTTGGCATATGCCGAGCAAGGCGGAATGGGATGCTTTGTTCAATGCGGTAGGTGGACAACTGACGGCGGGTAAAATGCTTAAATCTACATCTGATTGGATTCAAGATGGTAATGGTACAGATGAATTCGGCTTCTCGGTGCTGCCTTCCGGCTATGTGACAAAGGGTGGCTCTTACTCCTATGCGAAGTATTACGCTTACCTTTTGAGCTCTACGGAATTTGAGGAGCATGATGGTGCTGGTGCGTACGTGGCGACTATGAGTTCCAAATACGACTATGTGAATTTGGATTACACTAATAAAAGCTACGGCTTCTCTGTCCGTTGCCTTAAGAATGGTAGTGAAACGGTTCCGGAATCTAGCAGCGGCTCTGCGGAATCTTCGTCGAGTGTTGCTTCGTCGAGTTCGGTGGCTGTGGTGACGCCTTGCAGAACGAATACCGAAGATAACTGCGATTACGGAACGTTGACGGATTCTCGTGACGGACAAGTTTACAAGACGGTGAAAATCGGCGACCAGGTTTGGATGGCTCAGAATTTGAATTATGCTTATTTGCAATCTACGGATGATTTAGATTCCATTAGCTT
- a CDS encoding TIGR02147 family protein, translated as MKSVTEYKNYREYILDYYKERKRCSAFTWREFAKIAGFASGSYLKLVSDGKTRLREESAIKTALAMGLEGFEFDYFVLMVRYENAKTDQEKKKCFEEMQALGEANRVKILGSEMYTYYETWKHSIVRELAVAMPGAKPNEIAKMCKPAISAADVSESLRFLLKAGLLTRDIKGNYHQTSTSLSTGNLNVMAVAVHSLLRQMGEFALDALDKLPISERHFSGITMGMTAESYKKVVEELAECRKRIVSIVSADKKIEKVCRLNMQLFPLTEKIEYGNMNVLSKNKGE; from the coding sequence ATGAAATCGGTTACGGAATACAAGAACTATCGCGAGTATATTCTCGACTACTACAAGGAACGCAAGCGCTGTTCTGCGTTTACGTGGCGCGAGTTTGCGAAGATTGCCGGGTTCGCATCGGGCTCGTACTTGAAATTGGTCAGTGACGGAAAAACTCGCTTGCGTGAAGAGAGTGCAATAAAGACTGCGCTTGCTATGGGCTTGGAGGGTTTTGAATTTGATTATTTTGTCTTGATGGTACGCTACGAAAATGCGAAGACGGACCAAGAAAAGAAAAAGTGTTTTGAAGAAATGCAAGCACTTGGCGAGGCCAACCGCGTGAAAATTCTCGGCAGCGAGATGTACACTTATTACGAGACGTGGAAACATTCGATTGTCCGAGAACTTGCTGTGGCGATGCCGGGGGCAAAACCAAATGAAATTGCCAAAATGTGCAAGCCTGCGATTTCTGCTGCTGACGTGAGTGAAAGTTTGCGTTTCTTGCTCAAGGCGGGACTTTTGACTCGCGATATCAAAGGGAATTATCACCAGACGAGTACTTCGCTTTCGACGGGAAATTTGAATGTGATGGCCGTGGCGGTGCATTCGCTGTTGCGCCAGATGGGCGAGTTTGCGCTTGATGCTTTGGATAAATTGCCTATTTCGGAACGCCACTTTAGCGGCATCACGATGGGCATGACAGCCGAAAGCTACAAAAAAGTTGTGGAAGAATTGGCGGAGTGTCGCAAGCGCATTGTGTCGATTGTTTCTGCCGACAAAAAGATTGAAAAAGTTTGCCGCTTGAATATGCAACTTTTCCCGTTGACGGAAAAGATTGAATATGGCAATATGAATGTGTTATCAAAAAATAAAGGGGAGTGA
- a CDS encoding fibrobacter succinogenes major paralogous domain-containing protein — MLTKTMMKWNLLAALVFGTSFWACSGDKTAGTDEQSEGLYAIKNLDIAGVSQKGPFVKGSAVTVQGIDCKTMEFTDEVFEGEVKNNMGEFVVEKVNLSTTCAVVEVTGEYRSEMTGKKVSDKLTLRALTNLKDRTHVNVNLLTNLEYERVMYYVAEKGKSFDEAKDLAEREVLAAFGMAGESAEFEDLDIFGTSDADATLLAISVLMQGDADVKTLTERMDKFNGSFAESGTWNDDDTKKAIIDWIANAVAKAVMDSIRKNMENWGFANEVPDFEKVIEMFGADSTMTDSRDGQIYKTVKIGDQIWMAENLNFEVDSSYCYNDSAKYCTKYGRLYSWAAANRACPDGWHLPTIDEFETLFATVGKQSIAGKKLKSTSGWNNDGNGTDDFGFTALPAGIRYGKDKYYNYEGHHANFWSSIKNGSDSAEYVNMFYDYDNARQLVHDKNDGMSVRCLKGEAEVPSGWSWDVPKDARLSPNIKYDSMVDPRDKQVYKVVKIDVPDTNYSQVWMAENLNYADSVKTPSLKGRNWCYNDDEKNCNVSGRYYSWAAAIDSVALANDSKEPLDCGYGKKCGLDRAVQGICPEGWHLPTLREWSLLCEAIGDYRTCGEPLKALTGWNYAGTPNNNGTDLYGFAALPTGRRISATSWEKVGSDVYYWSSTEQDDDRGRYFNINNIYTQTYTYQNSKYYGQSVRCVKGDPSTAPVRPSSSSSKNDE; from the coding sequence ATGCTCACTAAAACAATGATGAAATGGAATCTTTTGGCGGCCCTTGTATTTGGGACGTCTTTCTGGGCTTGTTCTGGTGATAAGACTGCCGGCACGGACGAACAGAGCGAAGGCCTTTACGCCATCAAGAACTTGGATATTGCAGGCGTTTCCCAAAAGGGCCCGTTCGTGAAGGGCTCCGCGGTGACGGTGCAGGGGATCGACTGCAAGACAATGGAATTCACGGATGAGGTCTTTGAGGGCGAAGTCAAAAACAACATGGGCGAATTTGTTGTTGAAAAAGTGAACTTGTCTACGACTTGTGCTGTTGTTGAAGTGACTGGCGAATACCGTAGCGAAATGACCGGGAAGAAGGTCTCGGATAAATTGACGCTCCGTGCGTTGACGAATCTCAAGGACCGTACCCATGTGAATGTCAACTTGCTTACGAACTTGGAATACGAACGCGTGATGTACTACGTGGCAGAAAAAGGCAAGAGTTTCGACGAGGCGAAGGATTTGGCTGAAAGGGAAGTGCTTGCCGCATTCGGGATGGCTGGTGAATCGGCCGAATTTGAAGATTTGGATATTTTTGGAACAAGCGATGCGGATGCGACGCTCCTTGCCATCAGTGTGCTGATGCAAGGCGATGCCGATGTGAAAACGCTTACGGAACGTATGGATAAATTCAATGGCTCCTTTGCGGAAAGCGGCACGTGGAATGATGATGATACGAAAAAAGCAATTATCGACTGGATTGCAAATGCCGTGGCGAAGGCTGTGATGGATTCCATTCGCAAGAATATGGAGAATTGGGGATTCGCAAATGAAGTTCCCGATTTTGAAAAGGTCATAGAAATGTTTGGGGCCGATTCTACAATGACGGATTCCCGTGATGGTCAGATTTACAAGACCGTGAAAATTGGCGATCAGATTTGGATGGCGGAAAATTTGAACTTCGAAGTTGACAGCAGTTACTGCTATAATGACTCCGCAAAATATTGTACAAAGTATGGTCGACTTTACTCATGGGCCGCTGCAAATAGAGCGTGTCCTGACGGCTGGCACCTGCCGACAATAGATGAATTTGAAACGTTGTTCGCTACGGTCGGCAAACAATCTATTGCGGGCAAGAAACTGAAGTCCACTAGCGGCTGGAATAATGACGGCAATGGCACGGATGATTTTGGCTTCACGGCGTTGCCTGCTGGCATCAGATACGGCAAAGACAAATACTACAACTACGAGGGTCATCACGCAAATTTCTGGAGTTCTATAAAGAACGGTAGCGATAGTGCGGAGTACGTGAACATGTTCTACGATTACGATAATGCACGCCAGCTCGTCCACGATAAGAACGATGGAATGTCGGTCCGTTGCTTGAAAGGTGAAGCTGAAGTTCCTTCAGGGTGGAGCTGGGATGTTCCCAAGGATGCCCGCCTGAGTCCGAACATCAAATACGACTCGATGGTTGACCCGCGCGACAAGCAAGTGTACAAGGTCGTGAAAATTGATGTGCCCGATACAAATTATTCGCAGGTGTGGATGGCAGAAAACTTGAACTATGCCGATAGCGTCAAGACTCCGAGCTTGAAGGGCCGCAACTGGTGCTACAATGATGATGAAAAGAATTGCAATGTGAGTGGCCGTTATTATAGCTGGGCTGCAGCGATTGACTCGGTTGCTTTGGCGAATGATTCCAAGGAGCCGTTGGATTGCGGTTATGGCAAAAAGTGCGGACTTGATCGCGCTGTGCAGGGGATTTGCCCTGAAGGCTGGCATTTGCCGACACTCCGTGAATGGAGCTTGCTGTGTGAGGCTATAGGGGATTACCGTACATGTGGAGAACCGCTCAAGGCTTTGACTGGGTGGAACTATGCCGGAACGCCTAATAATAACGGTACTGATCTTTACGGCTTCGCCGCTCTCCCGACCGGAAGAAGAATTTCTGCAACGAGTTGGGAAAAGGTGGGCTCGGATGTCTATTACTGGAGTTCCACCGAACAGGATGATGATAGAGGTCGATATTTTAATATAAACAACATTTATACTCAAACTTATACCTATCAGAATTCCAAATATTATGGACAAAGTGTCCGTTGTGTCAAGGGGGATCCTTCGACAGCTCCGGTAAGACCTTCTTCAAGTTCAAGCAAAAACGATGAGTAA